The DNA region CGACCACCGTTGATACTAAATCCACCTCATTCCGAGTTAAATTCAATTTGCCCCGTAAAATGCGGGAGACATCCAGGAGATCTTCAATCAGTTGAGTCTGAATTTTGGCATTGCGCTCGATCGCTTCCAGGGCACGAGTGGTTGTTTCAGCATTACAGGATCGGGATTGCAGCAGTTTAGCCCAGCCCAGAATGGGATTCAACGGAGTGCGCAATTCATGGGAGAGGACAGCCAAAAATTCATCTTTAATCTGGTTGGCCTGGGTAAGTTGTTCTGTTTGTCGCTGCAGAGAGGCGATCAATTCCGCCCGCTCTAGGGCGATCGCCACCTGATCAGACGTCGCCTGTAACAGCGCCAGTTCTTCGCTTGTAAAGTGAGTGCGAGTCAGACTGGCAAAGGAGAGTGTTCCCAGGAGTCGCCCCTGTACGATCAGGGGTTGGCCGCAATAGGCTCTGATGCCCAGCGCACGAATGACTTCAGCCTTGGGAAGGGTGGAGTGCTGCACATCATCCACGGCGATCTGGCGACCTTCCTGGGCAATTAACCCACACATATACTGACCAAACTCGATATAGGCGATCGAGGCCGCTTCTTGCTGAGAAATTCCTCCATAGGAGGCAAGACGTAAGCGACGTTGCGATCCCGACTCATCAACCAAGAAGTTGAAATAGTAATGCAGATCCATGAGCCTGGAGAGTTTTTTGAACAGGCTGTTCATTAAAGTCAGTGGCTGTTCTGCCGATAGCAAATCACTGGCCGTTTCATACAGCAGTTTGAGCCGTTCATTGCGCTGTTTCAGGCTGGATTCGGCTTGCTGGCGATCGCTTAAATCCACAACAAAACTAACTCCCTGATCCTGAGAGTTTTCAAACATGACGCCACCCAGCAATACCGGAACCCGGCTCCCATCTTTGCGAATGTACTCTTTTTCTAAGGTGTCTGCGCTCCCGACCCGTTTCATCTGAGCGATCGATTGTTCACTCCAGGGAATCTGCTCGATCGGTGTCATGGCTTTCCAATTCAGCAGGCCCGCTTCCAGTTCCTCTCGGGTGTAGCCCACCATTTGTAAAAAAGCGTCATTGGCATCCAGAATGCGGCCATCCTCATGCCAGAAAATACAGCCAATCAAATTTGACTGCACCAGGCGTTTAAAGCGGGCTTCACTCTGCCGCAATGCCAGTTCTGCCTGCTGTCGTTCGTGCCGTGCTTGTGTTTCTCGCAAGGCCCGTTCTACTGCGGGAACCAATCGTTGCAATCGTTGCTTCAGGACATAATCGGTGGCTCCCTGTTTCATGGCTTCGATCGCCAATTCCTCGCCCAGCGTTGCCGAAACAAAAATGAAGGGAATTTCAGGACAGCGACGGCGGGCGATGGCCAGGGCCGAGATCCCATCAAAATTGGGTAATGAATAATCAGACAGGATCAGATCAAAAGATCCGGTTTCCAGGGCCGCCACAAAATCAGCCTGGGTATCTACCTGCACCAGCTTACACTCCACTCCACCGGCCACCAAATTGGCCTGAATTAATTCAGCATCCAGGGGGCTATCTTCCAGTAACAGAAATTGGAGGGGATGCATTGCTCTTATTCCTCCCCTCGGCGATCGGAACTCAAGGTTGACGAATCTGGGGGGGGCTGATTTACCACAGCCCAAAACAGTCCTAAATGCTTCACGACATCGACGAACTCCTGGAAGTCGATCGGTTTGACGACGTAGGCGTTTGTGCCTAACTCATAGCACCGGCTTAAATCTGGCTCTTCGCGAGAAGAAGTCAGCACCACCACCGGAATGATGCGTAACACCGGGTCGGCTTTCAGTTGCGCCAGTACCTCCAAACCATCCACTTTAGGCAGTTTCAGATCGAGTAATACCACGATCGGATCCCCCTCCTGCCGCAATCTAAATACTCCGCGCCGGTAGAGATAGTCTAACGCTTCTTCCCCATCCCAAACGACGACCACTTCATTACTCAAATGATTTTCAGAGAGGGAGGTCAGAATCAGTTCAACATCATTGGGACTATCCTCTACTAATAGAATTCGTCTTAGTTCCACCATGACAGCAGCTTTACCCCTTCACCCTGTGCAGCTTTGGCAGCGAAAAGTAAAAGATTGCGCCTTCTCCCATGGTTCCTTCTGCCCAAACTCTGCCGCCATGACGGTGAATGATGCGCTGAACGTTGGCAAGACCAATGCCAGTGCCTTCAAATTGAGGGTCACTATGCAGGCGCTGAAAGATACCAAACAGTTTGTGCAGATATTTCTCGTTAAAGCCGATGCCATTGTCTCGCACGAACAAAATATCTTCTTGCTCTTGGGTAACGTGGCCGATCGTAATTTCCGCCTGGTCTTGCAAGCGGGTATATTTCACAGCATTGCCTAACAGGTTTCGTAAGACCTGACGGATCATCGCCAGATCTCCAGTCACGGTTGGTAAGGGGGCAATCTGCCAGTGGATCGTTCGCCCTTGAGCCTCTAACTCAACTTCGCTTTTTACCTCCTGGACTAACTGCATCATGTCGATCGCCATATACCGCATTTCGGCGCGACTCATGCGGGAAAAAGCTAATAAATCATCGATCAACACTCCGGCTTGTTTGGCGGTTTGGGAAATGGTGTTCAGGTAGTGTTGACTGGTGGCATCCAGATTCATCGGCTGCAGGCGTTTTCGCAGCAGGCTGATAAATCCATCGATATGCCGCAGGGGTGCCCGTAAATCGTGGGAAACCGAGTAAGAGAAGGATTCCAGTTCTTTGTTTGCCGCCTCTAACTGAGCCGTACGATCGCGAATTCGTTGTTCCAGGGTTTCGTTCAACTGCTGAATTGTCGCTTCGGCTTGCTTTTGTTCAGTAATGTCTGTATTCGTACCAAACCAGCGCAGCACATTTCCCTGTTCATCCCGAATGGGCAAAGCGCGAGACAGAAACCAGCGGAACTGGCCATCTTTCCCCTGTAATGGAAAAATATCTTCCCAGGCTTCACCTGTTTGCAGATGCTGCCGATATTTCTCCTCCACCCCCTCCAGATAATCGGGATGATGCACTTTTCGCCAACCCCAGCCCTGCATCTGCTCAAAGGTCGTGCCCGTGTAGTCAAACCAGCGCTGGTTGTACCAGAAGAGAGACCCCGTTGCATCGGCCATCCAGGCTAGCTGGGGAATGTTGTCGGCCATCGTCCGGAAGCGAATTTCACTCTCGCGTAATGCCTCTTCTGCCATTTTGCGATCGTGAATATCAATCGCATTTCCCAGCCACCTGAATCCCTCTCCCGGATCATGGGGGACTGGAATGCCCCGTACCAGATGCCAGCGGTACATACCATCAGAGGCCCGGCGGAAGCGGACTTCTGTTTCATAGGAAGTCACGGTAGCGATCGCGGTTTTCCAGGCGGCAATCGCGGATGCCACATCGTCGGGATGGGCGGCAGAAACCCAACCGCTGGCGATCGAGGATTCCAGGGGCATTCCGGTGTAATCAACCCAGTACTGATTGCAGTAAGTCAGTTCACCATCACTGCTGGCCATCCACACCAGTTGCGGGGTTAGCTCGGTGAGAATCCGGTAACGTTCTTCGCTTTCCCGCAATGCGGCTTCGGCCTGCTTCCGCTCGGTAATGTCCATGCAGGAGCCAATGTAGCCCAGAAACTCGCCTTCCAGGGTGAACCGGGGAGTACCAATGTCTAAAACCCATCGATAAACTCCATCGAAGCGCCGGAGTCGGTAATCCATCTTGAAGGGTTGACGGCTATCGAAAGCCGTAACGTAAGTCTCTAAGCAGCATTGCAGATCGTCCGGATGAACTCCTTCAGTCCAACCGTTGCCCATTTCTTGCTCCAGGGTACGGCCTCTAAAGTCAAGCCAAGATTGGTTGAAGTAGTTACATAACTGATCTGTGCCTGACATCCAAACCATGACTGGGGCTGCATCACTGAGATGACGAAACCGGTTCTCGCTTTCCTGTAACGCAGCTTCTAATCGTTGGCACCGTTCCTCACTCTGTTGTAATGCGTCTATTAGTTGGCGATTAAGATCATCCCCAAACCCATGAGCATGGCGAACCGACTTTCTGCCAACGGCAACCCCATTCCCCGTTAGTAAGGATTTATTGTTGGTAGCCAAGATGTTGTCCTTGTCAGTATCTGTCACGTCAAATCCGAATCTTCCCAAGTAAGTAATTGGCTGTAGCCTTTTAAGATTTATTGCAATTAAAGCTGATTGATTAAGTTAAGCCTTGTCCAAGTCCAGGACCGGAGTTTCTCTGATCGAAAAACGACCATTCTCTCGCTGGACTTAGCTTAAGTCGCTTTAAATCCATTTAAATCTATCCCTTAGAGTCAAATGTTTTAATCATGCAACCCCGAAGGAAGAAATGCGGTCTATCCAAAGAAGGAAATGTGACATTGTACTGCCAATTTGTTTCTTAAAATTAAAATGATGGTGGCGATCGCCGCTGTGGTTAGTGCACCTAGTAGGGAAACAGGTAATCGGTCAGTCAGAAGTTCAACCCATCAAACAGTAGCAAGAATCGACCATCTAGCAGTAAATCCTCGATCGCCCCCTCATTCAACCTCACTCGTCGCATTTCCACCACAATCGCTTCAACGCCGTGGTTTTTCCTGAACCAAGTTTACCCACCAGCAACACATGGTCAGCCGCATATTCTCGCAGTCCGGCCAGCACCTCGTATCGTTTGGGGGTTTCCTAGCGATCGCAGGTAGTTCCGAAAATCCGGTTCAGCCATGACAAGACTTTCGTGGGAGCCTGTTTCGATGATAGGCGATCGCTCCTTTGATGCTCACCACTCCCACTAACCAGCGAAAATCTGAGCAGGCGTGAGGTGCAGGGTGGGGAAAACGGGAGAGACGATCGGGGTATCACCCGTAAACACGTAATCGGTATAGCTACCTTCTTCCAAAACGCAGACCATCACCCGTTGCTCCAGTGGATCAACAATCCAGTATTCCAAAATATCCAGAACGCAATATTCAACTCGCTTTGAGCGGTAGTCTTCAGTCTGGGTAGAAGGGCTAACGACTTCTATCACTAAAAGGGGAGGGGTTTGATCCAGCGTAATCACGGCTCCCCCATCCATCCCCTCATATTGATCAGCTATCATCACCACGAGATCGGGAATGCAAACCGTATCCCACCGTCTGCCTCTGGGCGATTGCACTCCCATCAACGTTGCCAGTACCACCCAGGGTTGTTGAGATTGGGCGATCGTGGCATCCAATTTCCGGTCTAAAAAACGAATGATTTTCGTGTGCTGCACAGTTCCTAAACTCATTCGTCTCAATTCTCCCTCGACCAGCTCGTAGCGGTTATCTGTGCCATCGTGATAAGCCAGGTACTCAGCAAGGGACAGTTTTTGGGTAGAGATCGTCATGGCTAGTATGGGAGGCTGCACTTTAATTATGGCTAAGTTCTGATGCAGCTAAAGACTTTAGCCAAAATCAAAGTCTCGGCTTGGGTACTCCCCCCACCTCCCCACTGTGGAGGACGGCTGCGTCCCTCACTATGGGGGGCCAGCGGGTGTTATCCGAGTCAGGTGTTTGGGGGTAACTGTTGGATTTCGGTGGCAGCCACGTCTTAATGACTTGTGTATATGCGGTAGCTTCTTCGCTCAAGCATTTTCCAACATGATTCGATACACTGGTCGGTATTGCTTAAGGCCCTAATGTCATATAAAGGACTTTCTGATGATCAAAAACATTCTGGCTATTAGTTCCCTGGCTTTTGTGTTGGGAGTCGGCAGCCTGCCAGTCCAGGCCCAAAATTCCGCACCTGCTCCATCGACTCCGGGAACTTCCCAAAAACCAGCCACTCCAGGAACTTCTCAACCATCTGTCAGCGACGAAGAACTGCAAAAATTCGTCGGCGTTGCCAGAAAATTGGATTCCATCTCGAAAGAGCGGAATACGCTGGTTGTTCAGGCCATTGAAAAGGAAGGCATGAAAGTTGACCGATTCAGGGAAATTTACGTTTCTAAACAAGACCCGCAAGCAAAGCCGGCTCAAATTTCTAACGAGGAACAGCAGAAGTACGATCGCGCCTTGGCCCAATTAGTGCAAATTCAGAAAGACACCCAGGCTAAGATGGGCAACGCGGTTCAATCTGAAGGATTAGAAGTACCTCGCTTCATCCAAATTCTGGAAGCTGTCCAGAAAACCCCTACTCTCCAGAAAAAAATTGAGCAAATGATGAAGCCAGCGGGCACTCAGAAATAGGGGCAAAGCAGCCTTTGCAGACAGAGGGCAGGAGGCAGAAAGAGAACTGAGAGCAAGTCTGAAGTTTGGTTCTTCTGTCTTCTGCTTTCTTCCTTCTGTCTAGCTTAAAAGAGAGTTGCTATAGTGGCAGAGCAGGTATCAAACGATACTGGGATGAGGTGCTTCTCATCAGACTTGTTTGCTGATTTTCTGAATCATGACGGCCTTAAGCTCCTACGTTTCTCACATTTTTCCTCGCTGGCGAACCCACTTTCTGAGTTTCTTTGGCGATCGCTCCCGCTCCCTTGGACTGGGACTATTACTGGCTGGTTTTAGTAGTTTGGGGGCGATCACGATTGCACCTACCAGTTATGCAGCCGATCGCATTTATGTGGCCTATAACATTCTGGAGCGATCGATTTCAGTCAAGGCACTGGAAGACTATGCCCAGCGGGGAGTGATGGACGAAGATTTGGCTGTTTATGCCCAATACGCCAATCCCAAAGTCCTGGAGAACCTGCGTAGTGCCTTGCAGGCCAAAGCGGACGTTAATCCGGTTACCGTTGCCCAGTTTCTCTATTCTCCTCAGGGCGAAGCAGCACTGAAACGCCTGGGACAAGTGATTCAGCCAGAGTCCCGCATCTCTGGATATCAAGCCATTCGTGCCGCTTTAATTCTGGCGGCCAGGGATCCCGAAGGATTAACCCTGCTGAATTTTCTGCGCCGATTTCCCTCCAAAGGCATCCGGATTGATGTGGAACGCAGCTTAAGAGTAGCGGGTGAAGCTGAGCAACTGATTAATAAAACGAAACAGGCTACTCAAGCCATTATTCAGGTGGCATCGGAAGAAAGGATAACAGATCCCCCCCTAACTAACCGGATCGACTTAAGGAGAAGTGGCCCCTTCGGATTTGACAAACAAACCATTACCCTGAACGACCCTAATCGCGGCATTGCCACTCCTTCAGCGCCAGCCGTACCCGCCTCTACCAGAGGTCTGTTAAAAGGCCGAATTTACAAAGTTGATATTTATACTCCCCGCCTGGAGAAAGCCACTGCGCCTCGATCGCTTCCCGTCGTCGTGATCTCCCACGGGTTGGGGTCAGACCGCGATTCTTTTGCTTACCTGGCCAGCCATCTGGCCTCGCATGGCTTTGTGGTGCTGGTCCCGGAACATCCCGGTAGTGACAGTAAGCAAATGGAAGCCCTGTTGCAGGGAAATGCCAGTGAAGTGTCAGAACCGGGGGAATTTGCGAATCGGCCTCTGGATATTAGTTATTTACTGGATTATCTGGAACAGCAGTCTCGCACCAACCCGACCTATCAAAGTTTCAACCTCCAGCGAGTGGGGGTGATTGGCCAATCGTTTGGTGGCTACACGGCTCTGGCCTTGGCGGGTGCATCCATCAACTTTCCAGAGTTACAGGCCAGTTGTACAAATCTGGAGAATACCTTCAATATTTCTCTGTTCCTGCAATGTCGGGCACTGCAGTTACAGCATTCCGACCAAACCCGGTCAGATTTTCGCGATCCTCGTATCCAGGCCGCGATCGCTCTTAATCCCATTACCAGCGCTGTCCTGGGAAAAAATAACCTGAGTGCGATTCAAATCCCTACGATGATCGTGGCTGGCAGTTCTGATACTGTCACCCCCGCCCTGTTTGAACAAATCCAACCCTTTACCTGGCTCACCACCCTGGATAAGTATCTGGTACAAATCGATCCGGGAACCCACTTCTCGGTGATTGGCGATGTACCCGCCCCAAACAACAGCAGTAACAACAGCAATAACAGCAGCAATAACAGCAGCAAGCCTGCCAGTACCCCGAACTCTAACACCACCAGCCTTAGCATTCCTCCAGAGGTCATTGGGCCTGACCCTGCTGCCGCCCAGCACTATACCAAAGCCCTGGCCCTCGCTTTCTTCAAAACCTATATTGCTCAACAACCTAACTTCCGCCCCTATCTTTCTGCTACCTATGCCCGATCGATCTCCGAAACCAATTTACGAGTTGATCTGGTGCGAACTCTGCCTGCTGACCAACTGAGTCAGGGACCTGGCCGGACAGTAGCCGTAGGAGTGAAGAGGTAAAGAGGGGATGGGGGAATGGAAGGGTGGGGAAGATGGGGAGGTGATGGAAGGGGGGAACAGGGAATGGTGAATAGCCGTTCATTGATCTACCCAGATCTACCCATTTTCCCATCCACTTACCCATGCTTATCTCCCCTATCCCCCTCACCTTCCTCATTCTCTCCCTCCTCTCCCTTCACGCCTTCATCCGTTTTACCTGTTTCACTCTCTCCTTGCCGCTGTTCACTGTCCACTGCCACTGCGATCGCGGGAACGGTCGCCTTCTCGACCTCTGGCAACTTTTCAGGGGTTAACCGGGTTTGAGGGGCACCCGACAGCAGTTTTAACAATTCAGGTCGGGGATCGTGCAGGAGGTAGATCAGCCGATCGCCGACCTGCCAGGTTTCTTCGGCTGAAACAACCTGCAGGCGATCGCCCCGCTCTACCAACAGGGGGACTAACGAACCCTCCTCAATTAGTTTTTGCAGGTAAGTTTGTTGCATTTCCAATCGTGCTTCTGTGAAATCAAGTTCACCTAACTTCACGGAACCATCGGCAATGTATTGGCTCCAGGTTTTGATCGGAATCTGGGCCACAAACGCCTGCTTAATTTTGGGATTGGAACTGGTATTACTCACTTCAGGGTCTCGTGGGAAGATCGCCAGCACATGGGGAGGGCCAAATTCCTCCTCGGCTCGTTGCGCCACCACTAAATTCACTTCCCCATTACTGGTCATCGCCAGAAACGTACCCTTGGCGGCCAGTCCGGCTCGCTCCAACACATCTGTATCTAAGGCACTGCTGATAAAAATTGGGATCTTCTCCGCTGCCGCCTGCTCTTTCGCTTCGGGAGCCGTATCCAGTAACACTACCGCTTCCCCTTTTTCAAGAAATAGTCGAGCAATCAGCAAACTGAGGGGATTACAGCCAACAATTACGGCTCCCTTGGCCGCTTGAGACGTGATGTTTAATAAATTGGCGACCCCCTGCGCGGTCAGCGCCTGCACAAAAACCGTCAGGATAATCGTCAGAAAGACCAGGGCTTTAATCGAATCGCCACCGTTAATGCCCCGTTGAGTTAACGAGATAGCAAACAAAGAAGCCACAGATGCTGCCACAATTCCGCGCGGAGCCACCCAGGAGAGAAATAGTTTCTGCCGCAAACTCAGGCCACTATTCCAGGTACAAATCCAAATATTGATTGGACGCACTACAAACATCAGGGTCAGAACGGTCAGTACGCCGCCCCATCCCAACGCCATCACCCCTGGAATCGACAGATCTGCTGCCAATAAAATAAATAGGACAGAAACCGCCAGGGTCGAGAGTTGGCCTTTAAAGCGTTTGAGCAATCGTTCTTCGGGCAGTGAGGAAGCTCTCAGAACAATGCCAGCCGCAACGGCAGCCATCAAACCCGACTCACTCTGCAAGGACTGCGCTAACCCAAACCAGCCCCATTGCCCAGCCAGCACGACCAGACTTTTGAGGTCATCAGAGATAAATTGGGCACGCTTCAAAATCTGACCAATCAGCCATCCTCCCGCAATCCCAATAACGCTCCCAATTCCCAAACGGCTAACCAATCCGCCCGCAATCTCGATCGGCTCGGCATCCCCGTTAATCAAAATATTCAGAACGACGACAGCCAGAATTGCCCCAACGGGATCGATCAGCACCCCCTCCCCTTCCAGCAAAGTCGTTACCCGGCGATCGACCTTCACCTGCTTCAACAAAGGGTTGATCACTGTTGGCCCGGTCACAACCACCAGGGAGGCATACAGAAAAGAAATTGGCCAGGGAAACTCACTTAGCCAGTGGGCCGCCATTCCCCCACCCAGGAGCGTAATCAGCGTGCCCACGGTGACTAAATTTCGCAGGCTCCCAGACACCCGCCCCAGATCCCGCAACTGCAAGTTAAATCCGCCTTCAAACAGGATGATTGCCACCAGCAGCGGCACCAACACATCCAGTCCGACTCCCAGCCAACTTGGGTGCAAGATACTCAGACCACTGGGGCCAAGCACAATCCCAAACAGCAGCAGCAGGGCGATCGCGGGTGCATTGACATACTCGGCCAGCACCTGCGCCCCTACCCCAGCCACAACCGTCAGGATAATTTGCAGTGTCAGGCCAAGGGACACATCCATGAGAGCGCTACTTCAATAACAAGTAGTAAAGCTGTCCAGGTGCATTGATCAGCCCTGCCCGATCGCCCGCCAGAGTTCCCGTTCCCATAAAAATATCCACCCGACCTGCGCCTTTAATCGCGCCACCTGTATCCTGATCTAGCACGTAACGGGTCGCCAGTTGCGACTCCAACTTTCCGGGAGCCGTCTGTACCGGAATTTGCGTTTGAATGACAGCCAGTGCCCCTGGTGGAAACAGGGATTTATCGGTCGCGATCGAACGTTCCGGCAACACAGGGACTCCCAAACTGCCCGTCGCGGGACTGCCTCCGGTGGGCTGGAAAAAGACAAAGCGTTGATTTTTCGGTAAGTACACATCCAACTCATCAGGATGGTCTTTGAAATATTGCACCACCGCAGGCAGGGTTAACTCTTCTGGTTTAATTTTGCCTGCTTTCACCAATTCCCGTCCAATCCCGATGTAGGGGTAATCCGTATTGCCCGCATAGCCGATCGTCATTGTGCTGCCATCGGTCAAATGCAGGCGGGCCGATCCCTGCACCTGAATCAAAAATGCTTCCAGGCGATCGCGCAACCACACCAGTTCCAATCCCTTCAGCGGCCCTTTCGAGAACTGCAGGCCATCTGTTCCTTCCAACTCCTGCCGGGTCGGGTGAGGTTTGCGCCAGGAGGCAAAATTCGGCGGCACCCGAAAAATGGGGTAGGAAAACTCCCTGGTGCGTACCCGACTGGCTTCGTGAATTGGCTCAAAATAGCCTGTAAAGCCGACTGTTCCCTGACCATCCTTCCCCGTGGATTGGTAGAACACAAATTCCCGTTCGATCGCGGCCTGCAACGCCTCTGCGGATTTACTTTGGACGACTAACTGACGGAACCGCTCCAGACTGCGTCGCACCCGATCGCGGGTAATTCCAGGAATGGCATAGCGACGGTAATCCTCTGCGGCTCTGGCCGTTCTCAGGTAGCGCAGGCTGTGGTCGATCGCGGCTAACAGCACTTTACGATCACCTCGTTGACCAGAAGCACCCAGGATCTGGGTATCAGGCTGCAGGGAGATGGGCGATCGCGCAGGCACTAAGGGAGGAACAGGAGCAGGAGCAGGCTGGGGAGAAGCCACCTGGGATACTCGTTCAGCCGTCCTCTCCAGCACATCCTTACTATTGCCCGTTGGTACGTTGATCAAACCCACTGCCAGCAGGGCAAGCGAGGAGACGATCGTCACAATTCGATCCATTTCAACCGTTAAAATCGTTCAACACTGGAGCTAAAGACGGGTTCTACCCGAATGCCAATCACTTTTGAGGGGCGCAGCACCATATATTCTCCCTGGACGTTCTTAATTGGCACCGTAATGAAGTCGTGAGAGGTTGATTTAGGCACCAACTCACCGCTGTACCACTTCTGAAACTCTTGAATGGTGGGGAAGCGAACTTCTTCCCGGTGTCCCCCTTCAATCAGCAGGTGAACTGCATACTCGGTCGGAGTGCGGGCATATTTGCTGCGCCGCTGTTCTCCCGTTGCTCCATCAGCCGCTTGAGTCATAGAACCTGTCTTCTTGCGTGTACGTTGTCATTATCTAGCACGAATGCCAGATAAAATCACTTTGCCCAGGGCAGGGGCAAAAGTATCAGTTAAACCATCTCAGCTAAACAAATTAAACCGCTTCAGTTGGGTTTGTAGCAAAGGGAGTAAAGTTTTGCGAAGTTGGGCTTTGTCCTTAAATAACACCCGATTTTGACCAGGCAGATCAAACGGAAACTGTCCGGGCAAGTCATCCCGCTCCATTTGAGCCAGCAAAATTTGCTCTTTGCGTTTGCATTGCAGGGCATACCCAACTTCCACACAGACAGTGGGACTGGGCAACACCTGAGTCGGTGAGCCAGAAATCTGGGCGATCGCCGTTGTATCCGCAATGAACAGCAGACTCTGGCGAATCGATCGCATCAGCGTACTATCCAGGCGGGTGGGGCCATCGGTTAAGCGGTGGGATTCTTTCAGAAGAATGGGAAGGCGCGATTTAGCATTGATTTTTTCTAACGCTGCTGCCAATTCATCTCGCAAAATCTCACCGGATTCCGGAAATTCAGTTTGATAACAGAAGAAAATGACTGGCTCTAAACCGGCCATAATCTCCTGTTTGGTGAAATAGATTTC from Leptodesmis sichuanensis A121 includes:
- a CDS encoding cation:proton antiporter, with the translated sequence MDVSLGLTLQIILTVVAGVGAQVLAEYVNAPAIALLLLFGIVLGPSGLSILHPSWLGVGLDVLVPLLVAIILFEGGFNLQLRDLGRVSGSLRNLVTVGTLITLLGGGMAAHWLSEFPWPISFLYASLVVVTGPTVINPLLKQVKVDRRVTTLLEGEGVLIDPVGAILAVVVLNILINGDAEPIEIAGGLVSRLGIGSVIGIAGGWLIGQILKRAQFISDDLKSLVVLAGQWGWFGLAQSLQSESGLMAAVAAGIVLRASSLPEERLLKRFKGQLSTLAVSVLFILLAADLSIPGVMALGWGGVLTVLTLMFVVRPINIWICTWNSGLSLRQKLFLSWVAPRGIVAASVASLFAISLTQRGINGGDSIKALVFLTIILTVFVQALTAQGVANLLNITSQAAKGAVIVGCNPLSLLIARLFLEKGEAVVLLDTAPEAKEQAAAEKIPIFISSALDTDVLERAGLAAKGTFLAMTSNGEVNLVVAQRAEEEFGPPHVLAIFPRDPEVSNTSSNPKIKQAFVAQIPIKTWSQYIADGSVKLGELDFTEARLEMQQTYLQKLIEEGSLVPLLVERGDRLQVVSAEETWQVGDRLIYLLHDPRPELLKLLSGAPQTRLTPEKLPEVEKATVPAIAVAVDSEQRQGESETGKTDEGVKGEEGENEEGEGDRGDKHG
- the mltA gene encoding murein transglycosylase A encodes the protein MDRIVTIVSSLALLAVGLINVPTGNSKDVLERTAERVSQVASPQPAPAPVPPLVPARSPISLQPDTQILGASGQRGDRKVLLAAIDHSLRYLRTARAAEDYRRYAIPGITRDRVRRSLERFRQLVVQSKSAEALQAAIEREFVFYQSTGKDGQGTVGFTGYFEPIHEASRVRTREFSYPIFRVPPNFASWRKPHPTRQELEGTDGLQFSKGPLKGLELVWLRDRLEAFLIQVQGSARLHLTDGSTMTIGYAGNTDYPYIGIGRELVKAGKIKPEELTLPAVVQYFKDHPDELDVYLPKNQRFVFFQPTGGSPATGSLGVPVLPERSIATDKSLFPPGALAVIQTQIPVQTAPGKLESQLATRYVLDQDTGGAIKGAGRVDIFMGTGTLAGDRAGLINAPGQLYYLLLK